One genomic region from Vibrio cyclitrophicus encodes:
- a CDS encoding alanine/glycine:cation symporter family protein, with protein sequence MNHLQATLQTINQFVWGPPLLILLVGTGIYFTFRLGLLQFRHLPTALKMVFSKDKSGTGDVSSFAALCTALSATIGTGNIVGVATAIKIGGPGALFWMWLAAVFGMATKYAECLLAVKYRRTDSNGEMVGGPMYYLQYGVGSRVLAVMFAVFALGVACFGIGTFPQVNAILDATEISFGASREMSAVVLTILVAVVTLGGIQSIAKVAGKVVPTMAIMYIVACLSVLISNADQLLNAITLVITSAFTNTAATGGFFGASIMLAIQSGIARGVFSNESGLGSAPMAAAAAKTDSCVKQGLISMTGTFFDTIIICTMTGLALILTGAWQTDLSGAAMTTHAFAVGLNADTLGPMLVSIGLIFFAFTTILGWNYYGERCVVFLLGTKAVLPYKIIFIALVASGAFLKLDMIWIMADIVNGLMAIPNLIGLILLRNVVIEETKLFFKPLASSNDCEAVRT encoded by the coding sequence ATGAACCACCTACAAGCTACACTACAAACCATCAACCAATTCGTTTGGGGACCACCACTGCTTATTCTGCTAGTGGGTACAGGTATCTATTTTACTTTTCGCTTAGGCCTACTCCAGTTTAGACACCTCCCAACCGCGCTAAAAATGGTATTTAGCAAAGACAAATCTGGTACAGGTGACGTATCTAGCTTCGCCGCTTTGTGTACAGCGCTTTCAGCAACTATTGGTACGGGTAATATCGTTGGTGTAGCGACCGCAATCAAGATTGGTGGCCCTGGTGCCCTATTCTGGATGTGGCTTGCTGCTGTATTTGGTATGGCGACCAAATACGCAGAATGTCTACTTGCTGTTAAATACCGTAGAACCGATAGTAATGGCGAAATGGTTGGCGGCCCAATGTACTACTTGCAATACGGTGTCGGCTCAAGAGTCTTAGCGGTGATGTTCGCTGTTTTCGCTTTGGGTGTTGCCTGCTTCGGTATTGGTACCTTCCCACAAGTTAACGCTATCTTAGACGCGACTGAAATTTCCTTTGGTGCTTCGCGTGAAATGTCTGCTGTCGTTCTTACGATATTGGTGGCAGTGGTAACCCTTGGTGGCATTCAATCTATCGCTAAGGTGGCAGGAAAAGTAGTACCTACTATGGCTATCATGTACATCGTTGCGTGTTTAAGCGTTCTGATTTCAAACGCCGATCAACTACTGAATGCTATTACCCTTGTTATCACCTCTGCATTTACCAACACAGCAGCAACGGGCGGTTTCTTTGGAGCAAGTATCATGCTTGCTATACAATCTGGCATTGCTCGTGGTGTGTTCTCGAATGAGTCAGGCCTAGGTAGTGCGCCTATGGCTGCAGCAGCGGCAAAAACGGACTCGTGCGTGAAGCAAGGCCTTATCTCGATGACAGGTACCTTCTTTGATACCATCATCATCTGTACGATGACGGGGTTAGCACTTATTTTAACGGGTGCTTGGCAAACAGACCTATCTGGTGCTGCAATGACCACTCATGCATTCGCTGTGGGTTTGAATGCCGATACTTTAGGTCCAATGTTGGTTTCTATTGGCCTGATCTTCTTCGCGTTTACAACCATCCTAGGTTGGAACTACTACGGTGAGCGTTGCGTTGTTTTCTTACTAGGTACCAAAGCAGTGTTACCTTACAAAATCATCTTCATCGCATTGGTTGCTTCTGGTGCATTCTTGAAGCTCGATATGATCTGGATAATGGCTGATATCGTGAATGGCCTAATGGCAATTCCGAACCTAATCGGACTTATCTTGCTACGTAACGTCGTCATTGAAGAAACCAAGCTATTCTTCAAACCTTTAGCTTCCTCAAATGATTGCGAAGCCGTTAGAACATAA
- a CDS encoding metal-dependent hydrolase: MDPLTQGVLGASLSQSASRKQNLVVAGVLGLLSGLAPDLDALIKSQSDPLLALEFHRQFTHSLFFIPIGSLICALALHHLIAKRRGLSFKQSWLFCALGYGTHALLDACTTYGTQLLWPLTNARFAWNTISIIDPVYTLPILILLVFATLKRSPWLARVAFAWALVYPTLGMIQRDRAEAIGWQLAEERQHTPIRLEAKPSFANILVWKVVYETEAHYHVDAVRVGTSVITYPGESIAKLNVGRDLPWLDLDSQQAKDIERFRWFSNGYIAQDPADELRIIDVRYSIVPNQMKALWSIKLSKTVDVNTHVKYETHRDNTPESRQIFFGMLTGDK; encoded by the coding sequence ATGGATCCTTTAACGCAGGGCGTATTAGGCGCTTCTTTGTCACAGTCGGCAAGCAGAAAACAGAACTTGGTTGTCGCTGGGGTATTAGGTCTACTCTCTGGATTGGCTCCAGATTTAGATGCACTGATTAAGTCTCAAAGTGACCCTTTGTTGGCTTTGGAATTTCATCGACAATTTACCCACTCACTTTTTTTCATCCCCATTGGCAGTTTGATCTGTGCTTTGGCTCTGCATCATCTCATTGCAAAAAGGCGCGGGCTTTCTTTCAAACAAAGCTGGCTGTTTTGTGCTCTGGGTTATGGCACTCATGCACTGTTAGACGCTTGTACCACTTATGGCACGCAGTTACTTTGGCCTTTGACCAACGCGCGTTTTGCTTGGAATACCATATCAATAATCGATCCTGTTTATACGCTTCCCATCTTAATTTTACTTGTGTTTGCAACGTTGAAACGATCGCCTTGGCTAGCGCGTGTCGCATTTGCTTGGGCTTTGGTTTACCCAACATTAGGGATGATTCAGCGAGATAGGGCAGAGGCGATTGGGTGGCAATTAGCGGAAGAAAGACAACACACGCCGATTCGATTAGAGGCAAAACCGAGCTTTGCTAACATTCTGGTTTGGAAAGTAGTGTACGAAACAGAGGCTCATTATCATGTAGACGCAGTGCGGGTTGGTACATCGGTAATCACGTATCCCGGAGAGTCGATCGCTAAGCTGAACGTTGGCAGGGATTTACCTTGGCTTGACCTTGATTCTCAACAAGCCAAAGACATTGAGCGCTTCCGCTGGTTTTCAAATGGTTATATTGCTCAGGACCCAGCAGATGAGCTGCGTATTATCGACGTCCGATATTCAATTGTACCGAATCAAATGAAAGCACTATGGAGCATCAAGCTATCAAAAACTGTTGATGTTAACACCCATGTAAAATACGAAACGCACAGAGATAACACTCCAGAATCGAGACAGATCTTTTTCGGTATGCTCACTGGCGATAAATGA
- the cyaB gene encoding class IV adenylate cyclase: MTNDHFQGKYEVELKYRLDSKSEFLKTLSLIPHEMMLQDNFECDWYFDSPDRSLQAQNKSLCIRTMEPSGIKLWIVKGPESDRCEATNITDASNAKSMLDNLGYEVILEAQKTRSIYFVGEFHITVDSLAGIGEFAEFAIMTDDESKLSVYKSELELLASKFGLTQSALQTQSYKQMFEEMNE; encoded by the coding sequence ATGACTAACGACCATTTCCAGGGTAAATACGAAGTAGAGCTTAAGTATCGTCTCGATTCTAAATCAGAGTTTTTGAAGACATTGAGTCTTATTCCCCATGAAATGATGCTCCAAGATAACTTTGAGTGCGATTGGTATTTCGATAGCCCAGACAGAAGCTTACAAGCTCAAAACAAGAGTTTGTGCATTCGTACTATGGAACCGTCGGGCATCAAACTATGGATTGTAAAAGGCCCAGAGTCTGACCGATGCGAAGCGACAAACATCACCGATGCGTCGAATGCTAAGAGTATGCTTGATAACTTGGGTTACGAAGTGATTCTTGAAGCGCAGAAAACTCGCAGTATTTACTTTGTTGGAGAGTTCCACATCACGGTCGATTCTCTTGCGGGTATTGGTGAGTTTGCCGAATTTGCGATCATGACGGACGATGAATCTAAGTTGTCTGTTTATAAAAGTGAGCTTGAGTTGTTAGCCAGTAAGTTCGGGCTGACTCAATCAGCACTGCAAACTCAATCTTACAAACAGATGTTCGAAGAAATGAACGAATAG
- a CDS encoding sulfite exporter TauE/SafE family protein — protein MSELLLLILYCALLGSGVGFLAGLLGIGGGLIIVPVLSSILLYLEVLPSDQVVVAAIATSLASILFTSTSSALAHHKNGNVPWDLAPWIMLGVALGALVSGFMAALLPEKVVRIVFAVSVVLIAIKMFLSSKNDAPKERKLPNKGILTVLTTITGGLSAMIGIGGGALLVPLLTFFSVDMKKAIGCASACGIVIALFGSIGYISSGSSHFALTDGFAGFVYLPALLGIICTSWFTAPLGAKATNHLPVPTIKKIFSVLLVVIAASMVSR, from the coding sequence ATGAGTGAGTTGCTGTTGTTGATTTTATACTGTGCATTATTAGGCAGTGGTGTTGGGTTTCTAGCTGGTTTGTTAGGGATTGGCGGAGGGCTGATCATTGTTCCGGTGTTAAGCAGCATTTTACTTTATTTAGAAGTTCTACCGTCCGATCAAGTTGTTGTCGCTGCGATTGCGACTTCCTTGGCCTCGATTCTATTTACTTCTACTTCTTCTGCGCTTGCTCACCATAAGAATGGAAACGTGCCTTGGGATCTCGCGCCTTGGATCATGTTAGGGGTTGCTCTTGGCGCATTGGTTAGTGGCTTTATGGCGGCTCTGTTGCCAGAAAAAGTTGTTCGTATTGTGTTTGCAGTGAGTGTGGTTCTTATCGCAATAAAGATGTTCTTAAGCAGCAAAAACGACGCGCCTAAAGAAAGAAAACTGCCAAATAAGGGCATCTTAACCGTCCTGACAACGATCACGGGCGGTTTGTCTGCGATGATTGGCATTGGTGGTGGTGCATTACTGGTTCCGCTGTTGACGTTTTTCTCTGTCGATATGAAAAAGGCCATCGGTTGTGCGTCTGCTTGTGGCATTGTTATCGCGTTATTTGGTTCAATCGGCTATATCAGTTCGGGCAGCAGCCACTTTGCTTTAACTGACGGTTTTGCTGGTTTTGTTTATCTGCCTGCGTTGCTGGGTATAATATGCACTTCTTGGTTTACGGCTCCGTTAGGTGCAAAAGCAACCAACCATTTACCGGTTCCAACGATTAAGAAAATCTTTTCAGTATTGTTGGTGGTTATCGCGGCAAGCATGGTTTCTCGTTAA
- a CDS encoding methionine synthase, which yields MKTLLPTSTAGSLPKPSWLAQPETLWSPWKLQGDELTDGKQDALRVSLHEQQQAGIDIVSDGEQTRQHFVTTFIEHLNGVDFEKRETVKIRNRYDASVPTVVGPVSRQKSVFVEDAKFLRQQTDQPIKWALPGPMTMIDTLYDAHYKSREKLAWEFAKILNEEAKELEAAGVDIIQFDEPAFNVFFDEVNDWGIACLERAIEGLKCETAVHICYGYGIKANTDWKKTLGTEWRQYEEVFPKLQQSNIDIISLECHNSHVPLELLELVRGKKVMVGAIDVATDSIETPEEVASTLRETLKYVDADKLYPCTNCGMAPLPREIASAKLNALSAGAEIVRKELSA from the coding sequence ATGAAAACACTATTACCGACTTCAACAGCGGGCAGTTTGCCGAAACCGTCTTGGCTTGCACAACCAGAGACGCTTTGGTCGCCATGGAAACTTCAAGGCGACGAACTCACAGACGGCAAACAAGATGCGCTGCGTGTCTCCCTGCACGAGCAGCAGCAAGCAGGCATTGATATTGTGAGTGACGGCGAACAAACACGTCAGCACTTTGTAACGACCTTCATCGAACACTTGAATGGCGTTGATTTTGAAAAGCGTGAAACCGTTAAAATCCGCAACCGTTATGATGCGAGTGTGCCTACAGTAGTTGGCCCAGTTTCTCGTCAGAAGTCCGTTTTTGTCGAGGATGCTAAATTTTTACGTCAGCAAACGGACCAACCAATTAAATGGGCTCTGCCGGGGCCGATGACGATGATAGATACGCTTTACGATGCGCATTACAAAAGCCGTGAAAAGCTCGCGTGGGAATTTGCGAAGATCCTCAACGAAGAAGCGAAAGAGCTAGAAGCTGCAGGCGTTGATATTATTCAGTTCGATGAACCTGCGTTTAACGTATTTTTTGATGAAGTGAATGATTGGGGCATCGCTTGTTTAGAAAGAGCTATTGAAGGGCTTAAGTGCGAAACAGCAGTACATATTTGTTATGGCTACGGCATTAAAGCAAATACGGATTGGAAAAAGACATTAGGCACAGAGTGGCGCCAATACGAAGAGGTATTTCCTAAGCTGCAGCAATCGAATATCGATATTATCTCTTTAGAGTGTCACAACTCTCATGTGCCTCTTGAGCTACTTGAGCTGGTTCGAGGCAAGAAAGTAATGGTCGGTGCGATTGATGTGGCTACCGATTCCATTGAAACACCAGAAGAAGTAGCGAGCACTCTACGAGAAACACTTAAGTACGTTGATGCAGACAAGCTCTACCCTTGCACTAACTGCGGTATGGCTCCCCTACCTCGTGAAATTGCCTCAGCGAAGCTTAATGCGCTAAGTGCCGGCGCAGAGATTGTACGTAAAGAGCTTTCAGCGTAA
- a CDS encoding YkgJ family cysteine cluster protein, whose translation MDNNREIIAYLRESIPAFECVKGCHDCCGPVTTSSEEMSRLPVKSDAEHEAALNEYNCVHLGPNGCEVYEERPLICRLFGTTPRMACPNGCRPVEMVDLKIERQVHYFIRNTRQVLV comes from the coding sequence ATGGACAATAATAGAGAAATAATTGCATACCTTCGTGAGAGTATTCCAGCATTTGAATGCGTTAAAGGCTGCCATGATTGCTGTGGGCCTGTAACGACTTCATCTGAAGAAATGTCGCGACTACCAGTCAAATCTGACGCAGAGCATGAAGCTGCCTTAAATGAATATAATTGTGTGCATTTAGGGCCTAATGGTTGCGAAGTGTATGAAGAAAGGCCACTAATATGTCGATTGTTTGGCACAACACCTCGTATGGCATGTCCAAATGGGTGTCGTCCAGTAGAAATGGTCGATTTAAAAATTGAACGTCAGGTGCATTATTTCATCAGGAACACTCGCCAAGTTTTAGTGTAG
- a CDS encoding DUF1852 domain-containing protein has translation MNKEFNFTIKSISLDENYQPADSTRITTNFANLARGDNRQSNLRNALQMIDNSFNALAHWDNPKGDRYSVELEIVSVDMDIESSGEAFPSIEVLKTNILDQKTGERIEGIVGNNFSSYVRDYDFSVRLLDHNKGQDKFSIPEDFGDLHGKLFKYFVNSDAYKKNFNKPPVICLSVSDNKTYYRTENQHPVLGFEYQPNESSLTEQYFKKMGLQVRYFMPPNNVAPLAFYFFGDLLNDYSNLELISTISTMGTFQKIYRPEIYNANAVAGNCYQPNLKNLDHSLTQIVYDREERSKLAIEQGKFAEENFIKPYQSVLENWSANYAL, from the coding sequence ATGAATAAAGAATTTAATTTTACGATTAAAAGCATTAGCCTCGACGAAAATTACCAACCAGCAGATAGCACGCGCATCACCACCAACTTTGCGAACTTAGCGAGAGGCGATAACCGCCAATCTAACTTACGCAACGCGCTACAGATGATTGACAACAGTTTCAACGCCTTAGCACATTGGGACAACCCAAAGGGCGACCGCTACTCTGTAGAGCTTGAAATCGTTTCTGTTGATATGGATATTGAGAGTAGTGGCGAAGCGTTTCCTTCAATTGAAGTGCTGAAAACAAACATTCTTGATCAAAAAACTGGCGAGAGAATAGAAGGTATTGTGGGAAATAACTTCTCTTCGTATGTTCGAGATTATGACTTTAGCGTACGTCTATTGGATCATAATAAAGGCCAAGATAAATTCAGCATTCCAGAAGATTTTGGGGATTTACACGGCAAGCTTTTTAAATATTTCGTTAACTCTGACGCTTACAAAAAGAACTTTAATAAACCACCTGTTATATGCTTAAGCGTATCAGATAATAAAACCTATTACCGCACTGAAAACCAACACCCAGTATTAGGTTTTGAATACCAACCGAATGAGTCTTCTTTAACTGAGCAATATTTCAAGAAGATGGGCTTACAAGTTCGTTATTTCATGCCACCAAATAATGTTGCTCCTCTGGCTTTCTATTTCTTTGGTGATCTACTTAACGATTACTCGAACCTAGAACTTATCAGCACCATCAGCACTATGGGTACGTTCCAGAAAATCTACCGTCCTGAGATTTACAACGCGAACGCGGTTGCGGGCAACTGTTACCAACCAAACTTGAAAAACTTGGACCACTCGCTAACTCAAATCGTGTATGACCGAGAAGAGCGCAGCAAACTCGCAATAGAGCAAGGTAAGTTCGCTGAAGAAAATTTCATTAAGCCATACCAATCAGTTCTAGAGAACTGGTCTGCAAATTACGCACTTTAG
- a CDS encoding carboxypeptidase M32, whose product MSAFKKLVEHSQKCSRFQHLASICGWDQASMMPSGGNQARSEAMAELSVHIHGLMTQPQLGDWISAAENETLNNEQQSSLREIKRQWQQANLLPEKLVEAKSLAGSKCEHAWRSQRGNNDWVGFEKNWREVVELSREEAQIRADAANLTPYDAMLDIYEPGTSSASLDILFADVKTWLPSLIDEVIEKQSIEQLNAPSGIYSTEKQKALGLEVMKLLQFDFEHGRLDESVHPFCGGVPSDVRITTRYDEAEFVQSLMGIVHETGHARYEQGLPKHLAGQPAGEARSMGIHESQSLFFEMQVGRSDPFIGHLANMAGQQFSGSEFEKDNFQKIYTRVKKDFIRVDADELTYPAHVILRYEIERDLINGKIKHTDVPELWNTKMQSYLGLSTQGNFTDGCMQDIHWTDGAFGYFPSYTLGAMYAAQFMASMKKTVDVNSVIESGDLSPIFTWLESNIWSKGSLLTTDDLVKGATGETLNAQYFKDHLRSRYL is encoded by the coding sequence ATGAGCGCATTCAAAAAACTAGTCGAACACTCTCAAAAGTGTTCACGCTTTCAACATCTCGCCTCTATTTGTGGTTGGGACCAAGCTTCCATGATGCCATCTGGGGGAAACCAAGCTCGTAGTGAAGCGATGGCCGAGCTATCTGTTCATATTCACGGCCTAATGACTCAGCCACAGCTTGGTGATTGGATTTCAGCCGCTGAAAACGAAACTTTGAATAACGAACAACAATCATCTCTGCGTGAAATAAAACGCCAATGGCAACAAGCTAACCTACTTCCAGAAAAACTGGTTGAAGCAAAATCTCTCGCAGGTTCAAAGTGTGAACATGCATGGCGTAGCCAACGTGGTAACAACGACTGGGTTGGATTCGAAAAGAACTGGCGTGAAGTGGTTGAATTATCTCGTGAAGAAGCACAAATCCGCGCAGATGCCGCTAACCTAACACCATATGATGCCATGCTTGATATCTATGAACCGGGCACTAGCTCTGCTTCACTGGATATCTTATTTGCAGACGTTAAAACCTGGCTACCAAGTTTGATAGACGAAGTAATCGAAAAGCAATCAATCGAGCAACTTAACGCGCCATCTGGTATCTATTCGACCGAGAAACAGAAAGCACTGGGCTTAGAAGTTATGAAGCTGCTTCAGTTCGATTTCGAACACGGCCGATTAGATGAAAGTGTTCACCCATTCTGTGGCGGTGTGCCTTCTGACGTGCGTATCACAACGCGCTACGACGAAGCTGAGTTCGTTCAAAGCTTAATGGGGATCGTGCATGAAACAGGACACGCACGTTACGAACAAGGCTTACCAAAACACCTAGCAGGTCAACCTGCGGGTGAAGCTCGCTCGATGGGTATCCATGAATCTCAGTCTTTGTTCTTCGAGATGCAAGTTGGTCGCAGCGACCCGTTCATTGGACATTTAGCAAACATGGCTGGTCAACAGTTCTCAGGCTCTGAATTTGAAAAAGATAACTTCCAGAAGATCTATACTCGCGTGAAGAAAGACTTCATCCGTGTTGATGCCGATGAGCTGACCTACCCAGCACACGTCATTTTACGTTACGAGATTGAGCGTGATTTGATCAACGGTAAGATCAAACACACCGATGTCCCTGAACTTTGGAACACTAAGATGCAGTCTTACCTTGGTTTAAGCACTCAAGGCAACTTCACTGATGGCTGTATGCAAGACATCCACTGGACAGACGGCGCATTCGGCTATTTTCCATCTTACACACTAGGTGCGATGTACGCGGCTCAGTTCATGGCTTCAATGAAGAAAACTGTTGATGTGAACTCTGTGATTGAAAGTGGTGATCTTTCACCTATCTTCACTTGGTTAGAATCAAATATTTGGAGCAAAGGCAGCTTGCTGACCACCGATGATTTAGTGAAAGGTGCAACCGGTGAGACTTTAAATGCGCAATACTTCAAAGATCATTTGAGAAGTCGTTACCTATAG
- a CDS encoding LysE family translocator produces the protein MDILNFEAFLIAITILTLTPGLDTALVIRNTSRSGLADGCMTSFGICSGLYVHAFFSAVGISAILAQSAELFQAVKMVGAVYLIWLGLSSLRALMKNGGGMNVGEQAQQAYSTKRSLREGFLSNVLNPKTAVFYLAFLPQFVNPEGSPLLQSMLMASVHFMIAMVWQCSLAGALNSAKNLLKNASFMKWMEGVTGMVLVGLGVKLLMEDPT, from the coding sequence ATGGATATTTTGAACTTTGAGGCATTTCTGATTGCCATCACTATTTTAACGCTAACACCGGGTTTAGACACGGCATTAGTGATTCGTAATACTAGCCGCTCAGGCTTAGCCGATGGCTGTATGACGAGCTTTGGTATTTGTAGCGGCCTTTATGTGCATGCGTTTTTCTCTGCTGTGGGGATCTCTGCGATTCTTGCTCAATCAGCTGAACTTTTTCAAGCGGTTAAAATGGTAGGCGCGGTTTACCTAATTTGGCTTGGTTTAAGCAGTTTACGAGCTTTGATGAAAAACGGCGGTGGAATGAATGTTGGTGAGCAAGCTCAACAGGCATACAGTACAAAACGCTCGTTGCGAGAAGGCTTCTTGTCTAATGTTTTGAACCCGAAAACGGCGGTATTTTATTTGGCTTTTCTGCCTCAGTTTGTAAACCCAGAAGGTTCGCCTTTACTACAATCTATGTTGATGGCTTCCGTGCACTTTATGATTGCGATGGTATGGCAATGTAGCTTGGCTGGCGCACTTAACTCGGCTAAGAACTTGTTAAAGAATGCAAGCTTCATGAAATGGATGGAAGGGGTCACTGGTATGGTACTGGTAGGACTGGGTGTTAAGCTTTTGATGGAAGACCCTACCTAA